The Clostridia bacterium DNA segment GGCAAAACCACTTTGACTGCTGCTATCACGATGTATTGTGCAAACAAGGGCAACGCCGCCGTCATGAAGTATGACGAAATCGACAAGGCTCCCGAAGAGAAGGCCCGTGGTATCACAATCAACACCGCGCACGTTGAGTACACCACCGAAAAACGTCACTATGCACACGTTGACTGCCCCGGACACGCTGACTACGTCAAGAAC contains these protein-coding regions:
- the tuf gene encoding elongation factor Tu (EF-Tu; promotes GTP-dependent binding of aminoacyl-tRNA to the A-site of ribosomes during protein biosynthesis; when the tRNA anticodon matches the mRNA codon, GTP hydrolysis results; the inactive EF-Tu-GDP leaves the ribosome and release of GDP is promoted by elongation factor Ts; many prokaryotes have two copies of the gene encoding EF-Tu), with the translated sequence MAKQKFDKSKVHVNVGTIGHVDHGKTTLTAAITMYCANKGNAAVMKYDEIDKAPEEKARGITINTAHVEYTTEKRHYAHVDCPGHADYVKN